One region of Cryptococcus deuterogattii R265 chromosome 14, complete sequence genomic DNA includes:
- a CDS encoding multisite-specific tRNA:(cytosine-C5)-methyltransferase has translation MGRPRGKKHGGRGGGRAPQTRDNGAGEWKVFSPADYKNEAFETYYKEQNIMTADEWPAFMSSLKQELPLTFRVTGSRAHAETINDIIKDTFVPNMQNVEFEGKKYDPPAQLAWYPGQLAWQVNAPKRVVRKTEPFKNFQRFLVGETEVGNLSRQEAVSMIPPLFLDVQPHHYCLDMCAAPGSKTAQIIEALNPHHTTSTGLLIANDSDYKRTHMLVHQTGRMPSKGLMVTNFDASMFPAIKLEEGKNLQFDRILADVPCSGDGTLRKNMEIWAKWGVTDGNSLHSLQLRILERAMNMLKPGGRLVYSTCSLNPSEDESVIAAALLKHTQFSLVDVSSELPELKRRPGMAKWKVATQEGKDGEIHWYNTFDEYRKAVDEGKENEKAEKGKGLPSTLWAPENVESLNLDRCMRLLPHDQDTGGFFVAVLERAGAYQSSSLKRQASPVEGEAEIKRAREKSPTPAELAEAEAAPAAAKSEVKAEKPVTTKKEKRDNSFKEDPYSYVDPSRAEVKAIIEKFQFKDTFPKDNLLVRNEYGDPLRTIYLTNDIVKQIILNNDYTRMRLISAGIKSFTRQDSATSKNSELVCKWRPPIDGILELLPHLGDGVLIEGTLSELRTLLEDHYPALEKFKRSEWKEEMEKREMGAAIVKFNAGNSDGGELKLPMYLPIWKAKMSLSLMIDKREKSILSLRTFGEDICKPPPIQSDQKTASTSTGPTPAEKEAQKMGELVAGDAEDEGKPGLALATEGEEVT, from the exons ATGGGTAGACCCCGGGGAAAAAAGCATGGTGGC CGAGGCGGCGGACGAGCTCCTCAGACTCGAGATAACGGAGCCGGCGAATGGAAGGTGTTCAGCCCTGCTGACTATAAGAACGAGGCGTTTGAGACGTACTACAAG GAGCAAAACATCATGACCGCCGACGAATGGCCTGCATTCATGTCCAGCCTCAAACAAGAACTTCCCTTGACTTTCCGAGTTACAGGCTCCCGAGCCCACGCTGAGACTATCAACGACATCATCAAGGACACTTTTGTCCCGAACATGCAAAACGTCGAATTTGAAGGCAAAAAATACGACCCTCCTGCTCAACTTGCTTGGTACCCTGGTCAGCTCGCATGGCAGGTCAACGCTCCCAAGCGTGTTGTGAGAAAGACGGAGCCTTTCAAGAACTTTCAGAGGTTTTTGGTTGGCGAGACCGAGGTTGGTAACCTCAGTAGACAGGAGGCGGTTTCCATGATCCCCCCATTGTTCCTCGACGTTCAGCCCCATCACTACTGTCTCGACATGTGCGCTGCCCCGGGTTCAAAGACTGCCCAAATCATCGAAGCTCTTAACCCCCATCACACCACCTCTACCGGTCTCCTCATTGCTAATGATTCAGACTACAAGCGTACCCACATGCTTGTCCATCAGACAGGTAGGATGCCGAGCAAAGGATTAATGGTTACCAACTTTGACGCTTCCATGTTCCCCGCTAtcaagctggaagaggggaagaatcTCCAGTTTGACCGAATCCTCGCCGATGTCCCCTGTAGCGGTGACGGTACGCTTCGTAAGAATATGGAGATTTGGGCCAAGTGGGGTGTTACCGACGGCAactctcttcactctcttcaGCTTCGTATCCTCGAACGCGCTATGAACATGCTCAAACCCGGCGGTCGATTGGTTTACTCTACCTGTTCCCTCAATCCCTCCGAAGACGAATCTGTTATTGCCGCCGCGCTGCTTAAACACACACAATTCTCTCTCGTAGACGTTTCGTCAGAACTGCCCgaattgaagaggaggccGGGAATGGCCAAGTGGAAAGTTGCAACCCaggaaggcaaggatgggGAGATACACTGGTACAACACATTCGACGAATACAGGAAGGCTGTGGAtgagggcaaggagaatgagaaggCCGAGAAGGGTAAGGGTTTGCCCAGCACTTTGTGGGCGCCCGAAAACGTGGAGAGTCTTAACCTCGACAGATG TATGAGATTATTACCCCACGACCAGGACACTGGTGGTTTCTTTGTCGCCGTCCTTGAGCGAGCAGGTGCCTATCAGTCTTCATCACTCAAGAGGCAAGCAAGTCCTGTAGAGGGAGAGGCGGAGATCAAGCGAGCGAGGGAAAAGTCTCCTACACCTGCCGAGCTTGCTGAGGCTGAGgctgctcctgctgctgccaagaGCGAGGTTAAGGCGGAGAAGCCAGTGACAaccaagaaggagaagagggataaCTCTTTCAAGGAAGATCCATACTCCTATGTTGACCCTTCTCGCGCAGAAGTCAAGGCCATCAT CGAAAAGTTCCAGTTCAAGGACACCTTCCCCAAAGACAATTTGCTGGTGAGGAACGAGTACGGAGATCCCCTTCGAACCATCTACCTTACCAATGACATCGTAAAG CAAATTATCCTTAACAATGACTACACTCGTATGCGTCTCATCTCTGCCGGTATCAAATCCTTCACTCGTCAAGATTCAGCGACATCCAAAAACTCTGAGCTGGTCTGCAAGTGGCGTCCCCCCATCGACGGTATTCTTGagctccttcctcacctcGGCGACGGTGTCCTCATCGAAGGTACCCTCTCTGAACTTCGCACCTTGCTTGAAGATCACTATCCTGCTCTCGAAAAGTTCAAGAGGAGcgaatggaaagaggagatggagaaacGCGAGATGGGCGCGGCTATTGTCAAGTTTAATGCTGGGAACAGCGATGGCGGTGAACTCAAATTGCCGATGTATCTTCCTATCTGGAAGGCCAAGATGAGTTTAAGCTTGATGATCGATAaacgagagaagag TATACTCTCACTGCGAACGTTTGGAGAGGATATTTGCAAACCCCCTCCTATCCAGTCCGATCAAAAGACCGCCTCTACTTCGACTGGTCCCACACcagcagagaaggaggcaCAGAAAATGGGCGAGCTTGTCGCCGGTGACGCCGAGGACGAGGGAAAGCCTGGCTTAGCTTTGGCTACCGAAGGTGAGGAGGTGACTTAA
- a CDS encoding rab family protein → MGSLQWDYILKYVLIGDSSVGKSSLLVRLTDDRFDLTEPTLGVEFGSRILTVGEEGKRIKIQCWDTAGTESFRSITRSYFRGAAGALLVYDVTRRDSFEHVTSWLDDLRRHADENVSIILVANKTDLCSPTPPSLPTASYGQAIPPPSPTTPTSSSQSNFKPRAVTSQEGMLFAKSNNLLYVETSAKEGWNVENAFEWTAREILKRVTEEELARKKGGKGVKLGEAKKAGGCC, encoded by the exons ATGGGCTCACTACAGTGGGACTATATCCTCAAATACGTCCTTATCGGCGACTCCTCTGTCGGCAAATCATCACTGCTCGTTCGTCTCACTGACGATCGTTTCGATCTCACCGAACCAACTCTTGGTGTCGAGTTTGGGAGCCGAATATTGACTGTaggcgaggaaggaaagaggatcAAAATTCAATGCTGGGATACGGCAGGGACGGAGAGTTTTAGGAGTATAACGCGGAGTTACTTTAGGGGAGCGGCTGGAGCGCTGTTAGTATACGATGTTACACGGCGAGACT CATTTGAACATGTCACTTCTTGGCTCGACGACCTCAGACGGCATGCTGATGAAAACGTGTCTATCATCT TGGTCGCAAATAAGACCGATCTGTGCTCCCCTACCCCTCCGTCACTTCCTACAGCGTCATACGGTCAAGCAAtcccccctccttcccctacAACAccaacttcatcatctcaatccAACTTTAAACCCCGAGCGGTTACCTCTCAAGAAGGAATGCTATTTGCTAAATCAAATAATTTACTCTATGTCGAGACttcagcaaaagaaggatggaatgtCGAGAATGCGTTTGAGTGGACGGCTAGGGAGATTTTGAAACGGGTtacggaagaagaactggcgagaaaaaaaggtggCAAAGGCGTCAAGCTGggagaggcaaagaaggcagGAGGGTGTTGCTGA
- a CDS encoding ferric-chelate reductase yields the protein MTMCLIDDCPTSAQREAASANADSWYKAMHWASTTAIGCLILIGLLAIFNWSRRYFRYRPRKLTAALRGLGYPHLAFIDLSLGITLGLLTLFMSLFIWCFQMKPYYRPGVEWGNPPLGIRAGWIAQALVPFVFVMGSRINPLAWITRVEGSRWMIWHQYAARVLLFFSALHTFIILYAPYRQGGISWTRAYWTMYNKPSNFFNSKGLMVNGTFALVALSWIVFSSFAKIRNWNYEFFIIQHILSILAFIISLWPHVKVSIPDGLYYVYASIAVWGFSILVRFVWETAEFAGLGKWKGRATLQGFGGDEISGKGGMTRLLIETKRGSWEVGQYVYLRVPSVNPFQSHPFTIASPPPAKSDTGVPSPLTILVSTRSGITKRIARSALSNPSKSIPVIVQGPFGGFGEKLERFDRVLVICGGVGAAMGWPVFSKLVREGREVKMIWSVRRKGCLEWFHDDDGSFDRTNLILHLTGPNTNQTSAFPAPLEDKYISSENENSKPLELEATTSTPSDEEKLFDTISESGVNFGRCNISKVLREYAEELGAGERLAVLVCGPISMLADTANAVAKLQWDIVRGKNTLGEVWLHKERFGW from the exons ATGACGATGTGTTTAATTGACGACTGTCCGACCTCGGCCCAGAGGGAGGCAGCCTCAGCCAACGCTGATTCATG GTACAAGGCTATGCACTGGGCAAGCACGACTGCTATCGGGTGCTTAATCCTGATCGGACTTCTCGCTATATTCAATTGGTCACGAAGGTATTTCAGATATCGGCCTCGAAAACTTACGGCTGCCCTCCGGGGACTTGGTTATCCCCATTTGGCTTTTATCGACTTGAGCTTAGGCATTACCCTC GGTCTCCTCACCCTCTTTATGTCACTATTCATTTGGTGTTTCCAGATGAAACCGTACTACCGCCCCGGTGTCGAGTGGGGTAATCCCCCTCTTGGTATCCGAGCAGGATGGATTGCACAAGCTCTCGTGCCGTTTGTTTTTGTCATGGGCAGCAGGATCAACCCGCTAGCTTGGATTACGAGGGTGGAAGGGTcaagatggatgatttggcATCAGTATGCTGCAAGAGTTTTAC ttttcttctccgcctTACACACGTTCATTATCCTCTACGCGCCCTATAGACAAGGCGGCATCTCCTGGACTCGGGCTTATTGGACAATGTATAACAAACCATCTAATTTCTTCAACAGCAAGGGGCTTATGGTAAATGGTACCTTTGCGCTTGTGGCACTCAGTTGGATCGTATTTTCGAGCTTTGCAAAGATCCGCAATTG GAACTACgagttcttcatcattcaacatatcctctccatcctcgcattcatcatctctctttgGCCTCATGTCAAAGTATCCATCCCTGATGGTCTTTATTACGTTTATGCGTCTATCGCCGTCTGGGGATTCTCCATACTCGTTCGTTTCGTCTGGGAGACCGCAGAGTTTGCAGGGCTGGGCAAATGGAAAGGTAGAGCGACGCTGCAAGGTTTCGGAGGTGACGAAATAAGTGGGAAAGGTGGCATGACGCGATTACTGATAGAGACTAAAAGAGGGTCGTGGGAAGTTGGGCAGTATGTTTATCTTCGAGTGCCCTCAGTCAATCCTTTT CAATCCCACCCCTTCACCATCGCCTCACCGCCCCCAGCTAAGAGCGATACTGGCGTCCCTTCGCCCCTCACCATCCTTGTTTCCACTCGCTCAGGCATCACCAAACGCATCGCCCGTTCGGCCCTATCCAACCCATCCAAATCAATCCCTGTCATCGTCCAAGGTCCCTTTGGCGGATTTGGTGAGAAGCTAGAGAGGTTTGATAGGGTATTGGTGATCTGCGGTGGGGTGGGAGCTGCGATGGGGTGGCCAGTGTTTAGTAAATTAGTcagagaggggagggaagtCAAAATGATTTGGAGTGTCCGACGTaagg GCTGTCTTGAGTGGTTCCATGACGATGACGGATCTTTCGATCGCACCAACCTAATCCTTCATCTTACAGGTCCAAATACCAACCAAACCAGCGCATTCCCCGCTCCCCTCGAAGACAAATACATTTCAAGCGAAAATGAAAACTCTAAACCTCTCGAACTGGAAGCTACCACTAGCACCCCCAGCGATGAGGAAAAACTTTTCGATACCATATCTGAATCGGGTGTGAATTTCGGTCGGTGTAACATCAGCAAAGTCTTGAGAGAATATGCAGAAGAATTGGGCGCAGGTGAACGACTTGCAGTTCTTG TATGTGGCCCGATCTCTATGTTGGCTGATACCGCCAACGCTGTCGCGAAACTGCAGTGGGATATCGTGAGGGGCAAGAACACTCTTGGGGAGGTATGGCTCCACAAGGAAAGGTTTGGATGgtaa